From Brienomyrus brachyistius isolate T26 chromosome 18, BBRACH_0.4, whole genome shotgun sequence, one genomic window encodes:
- the ndufc2 gene encoding NADH dehydrogenase [ubiquinone] 1 subunit C2 codes for MGLLPDEAKGLPPPGIVNRNSVWFGIMGWCTAMFQNALNRRPPMKSGVHRQALLISIGWFLGYHLTKYESYTYAKLDRDMQQYISQHPSDFQEKEKPTFSDVLEDFHPIR; via the exons ATGGGGCTGCTTCCAGATGAAGCTAAGGGTCTTCCCCCTCCCGGGATAGTGAACAGAAATTCGGTTTGGTTTGGGATTATGGGCTGGTGCACAGCAATGTTTCAGAATGCCCTGAACCGCAGACCGCCTATGAAATCTG GAGTTCATCGTCAGGCCCTTCTCATCAGCATTGGCTGGTTTCTTGGGTACCACCTCACGAAATATGAGTCCTACACCTATGCCAAGTTGGACAGAGACATGCAACAATACATTTCCCAGCATCCCAGTGATTTTCAGGAGAAAG AGAAACCAACGTTCTCAGACGTTTTGGAGGACTTTCATCCCATTCGCTGA
- the alg8 gene encoding probable dolichyl pyrophosphate Glc1Man9GlcNAc2 alpha-1,3-glucosyltransferase, translating into MAVQKKEFFSWFSALAIGVSLLKCLLINTYHSTDFEVHRNWLAITHSLPVSKWYFEEYSEWTLDYPPLFAWFEYGLSHIAKYFDNKMLVVQNLNHASPATVLFQRLSVIFTDLIFIYAVKECCKCVQDKKGTKNTLENPRFVLAVLLLCNFGLLIVDHIHFQYNGFLFGLLLLSVARHFQGRHLEGAFLFSVLLNLKHIYLYIAPAYGIYLLRSFCFIQDNPDRSIKWRNFSIVRLVELAVIVCSVFVLSFGPFIALGQFPQVVSRLFPFKRGLCHAYWAPNFWALYNAADKALAISGVKLKLLDVHRLPKASMTGGLVQEFRHSVLPTVSPLATLICTLISVFPAILHIWLRPSGARGFLRCIIICAMGSFMFGWHVHEKAILMAVLPLSLLAVENQRDAGIFLILATTGHFSLFPLLFTTPELPIKILLMVLFTIYSFTSLRMLFSATRPLISSVESAYLIGFVPLEILCEFVYPLTLWQQTLPFIPLMLTSLYCALGVTYSFMRLYVSLFRGQDFTSKAKT; encoded by the exons ATGGCGGTTCAGAAAAAGGAGTTTTTTAGTTGGTTCTCTGCCTTGGCAATTGGAGTTTCCCTTCTAAAATGTCTATTGATAAATACATA TCATTCCACTGATTTCGAGGTGCACAGAAACTGGCTTGCTATCACCCACAGTTTACCTGTTTCAAAGTGGTATTTTGAG gaatACTCAGAGTGGACCCTTGATtaccctcctttgtttgcctgGTTTGAATATGGGCTGTCTCATATAGCAAAATATTTTGACAATAAGATGCTGGTTGTACAGAATCTGAACCATGCAAGTCCAGCTACAGTTCTTTTCCAACGGTTGTCTGTCATTTTTACTGATCTCATCTTTATTTATGCTGTAAAAGA GTGCTGTAAATGTGTGCAAGATAAAAAAGGAACCAAGAACACCTTGGAAAATCCCCGCTTTGTCCTGGCAGTGCTGCTACTGTGTAACTTCGGACTTCTGATTGTTGATC ATATCCATTTTCAGTACAATGGATTTCTGTTTGGGCTTCTTCTTCTTTCAGTGGCAAGACACTTTCAG GGAAGACACTTGGAAGGAGCCTTTCTATTTTCTGTGCTCCTAAATTTGAAGCACATTTATCTGTACATCGCGCCTGCATATGGCATCTATTTACTGAGATCGTTTTGCTTCATTCAGGACAATCCAG aCAGATCTATAAAATGGAGGAATTTCAGCATTGTTCGATTAGTGGAATTGGCAGTGATTGTATGCTCAGTGTTTGTACTTTCATTCGGGCCGTTTATTGCCTTG GGCCAATTTCCTCAAGTTGTGTCCAGACTCTTTCCCTTTAAACGAGGGCTGTGTCATGCCTACTGGGCCCCCAACTTCTGGGCTCTATATAACGCTGCCGATAAAGCTCTTGCCATCTCGG GTGTGAAACTGAAACTGCTTGATGTGCACAGGCTTCCCAAAGCGTCAATGACAGGAGGCCTCGTGCAGGAGTTTCGGCACTCAGTACTGCCCACTGTGTCCCCTTTAGCTACACTGATATGTACCCTGATATCAGTATTT CCTGCCATTCTGCACATCTGGCTCAGGCCGTCCGGGGCCCGGGGATTCCTGCGATGCATAATCATCTGTGCCATGGGATCCTTCATGTTTGGTTGGCATGTGCATGAAAAAGCTATCTTGATGGCAGTACTCCCGTTAAG tttgttagcagtggaaaaccaaagggATGCAGGAATATTCCTAATCTTAGCGACAACAGGTCATTTCTCTCTGTTTCCGCTACTGTTTACTACCCCAG AATTGCCCATCAAAATTCTTCTCATGGTGCTTTTTACGATATACAGCTTCACTTCACTGAGAATGCTGTTCAG TGCAACAAGACCTTTAATCAGTAGTGTGGAATCTGCGTACCTCATTGGCTTTGTTCCTCTTGAGATTTTGTGTGAGTTTGTCTATCCTTTAACGCTCTGGCAACAGACCTTGCCATTCATTCCACTGATGCTCACCTCTCTGTACTGTGCACTTGGAGTCACATACTCTTTTATGAGGCTCTATGTCTCATTATTCAGAGGACAAGATTTTACCTCCAAAGCAAAGACCTAA
- the ccdc90b gene encoding coiled-coil domain-containing protein 90B, mitochondrial, whose amino-acid sequence MTSATMRCIRSLSLFSPRRIFLNKSSIIRLNNVKGFRRVAALSTYDMRKVELTPLEQRKLTFDTHALVKELEANGFEKGQAEVIVSALVTLTTANMDIVYRDMVTGTHQEIALQQIMAHLDSIRKDMVILEKSEFANLRSENEKMKTELEQIKRRLMEESQKISADAKLDINLERSRVTDMFTEQDKKLIEISTEFHKKNADLDRGTMETTRKIDLEVASLKTLLESLKLDTIRYLAASVFSCLAIALGFYRLWK is encoded by the exons ATGACTTCTGCAACCATGAGATGTATACGCAGTCTAAGTTTATTTAGTCCAAGAAGAATTTTCTTAAACAAATCCTCGATCATAAGGCTGAATAATGTGAAAG GGTTTCGCAGAGTTGCAGCTCTCAGCACCTATGATATGAGAAAAGTCGAGCTGACTCCTTTGGAGCAGCGGAAATTGACGTTCGACACCCACGCTCTAGTGAAAGAGCTGGAAGCTAATG GGTTTGAAAAAGGACAAGCGGAAGTGATTGTGTCAGCACTGGTGACACTTACTACGGCCAACATGGACATTGTCTACAGGGACATGGTAACTGGCACCCATCAG GAAATAGCTCTTCAGCAGATCATGGCTCACCTTGACTCTATAAGAAAGGACATGGTGATTCTGGAGAAGAGTGAGTTTGCTAACCTACGTTCCGAAAACGAG AAAATGAAAACGGAACTCGAACAAATCAAGAGAAGGCTCATG GAAGAGAGTCAAAAAATCAGCGCTGATGCGAAACTGGACATAAATCTGGAAAGAAGTAGGGTTACAGACATG tttaccGAGCAAGATAAGAAGCTTATAGAAATTAGCACAGAATTCCACAAAAAG AATGCGGACCTTGACCGTGGCACGATGGAAACAACGAGGAAAATTGACTTAGAGGTGGCCTCATTGAAAACACTCCTAGAATCTCTTAAGCTTGACACTATTCGATATCTTGCAG CTTCAGTGTTCTCCTGCTTAGCCATTGCCTTAGGTTTTTACCGTCTCTGGAAGTAG
- the pcf11 gene encoding pre-mRNA cleavage complex 2 protein Pcf11, with protein MSDDAAREDACREYQSSLEDLTFNSKPHINMLTILAEENLHFAKDIVAIIEAQIAKAPAPEKLPVLYLVDSIVKNVRDEYLAVFAKNIVNSFILVFEKVDENTRKSLFKLRSTWDEIFPLKKLYALDVRVNAVDPAWPIKPLPPNVNASIHVNPKFLKPSEEVTVPSGNAQQPPNQSVANEKSLTQEQAIRQQLLAKQKQLLELQQKKIELELEQTKAQLAANQLVAATNPPVNPANQHGIGARNTPLPPVQFGKPWHVMQPESKMSTRDPRLNRVGPTTQLVKEQVLSKKDGHCMASSVHPPEKKTSVPAEKIKFEKLKIPKKECPEEKAKSKSPSPLNKFQGKPKNSEMENIKTGEVNKRDPRLRKHLHDKPDVKDDECKDKKRFSDKKERDDSTPGARSIGGRNKLLNGSANKYDRNETLEKLDSKTNKASMRRRSRSRSRSPLSHSPKRKDRRSPKRRMRSVSSSPPKSGKGRQLGGKHLHPEEFSQHSNIREERAIPKKNVSEPRRQKRLLEERPIDSHSPRLPNELKENASKRWKSGWEENKHLKQPDENLVQGKSGQGPQRHKQSWSSNQRMPVSRIPKQHRLSVDANLQIPDVLNSASKRDLLKKASKRLAEGEISHDDFLNVAHQIKQLFQYQEEKQRSDSWDGSSEDAQFGTRKKPLLATPSSQQGSLSDAEKSYYEHKAKLRRTQVQHQGGRDHHSPFSERVQHGRPMYEDDEQMKGDPEFQKRYGAMPEGIKVEDSVKPVCLKHEDFTKERPSSDPGSSFKNSPSPVNFDGLSGKSPVSGFDCSANIDIEGHQMPVRESSPNKRFGIPSSCEHSVAGCDSEVQLSMEVSSGHHDASGQGRSGQPGPLLCESPGQTPPHVLEGPHTQSGLSRYDGPKIAQRFDGQQPLIFEGNTNQPILDGPTRPHLQGRFDNSGPGRFDGSSRFDAPQGSGRFDGAPIHKGPERFDGSNRYDAPTVLAGPQRFGEPQGLGRFNGPHPQQVAGRFEGPVGQQAPTRFDGQSSVMFDGPQMQPNRFDGPMRFEGPHMQQGPGRYEGRFVGPQAQQGPSRYEGPSSQQGRMRFDGPVNQPGGIRFEHGQGQIGPMRYDGQQQGMARFDCAPSQQGAPRYCGPLNLQSQMRPHCPSMFDNAQGQNQLSNPGPQSNFNMPSNRFAEPLNVFGAAPQSFQGQQNLSQGHNFNVQPAAGTSGFSNSFVRPVSSYFNPGAPAGNMGTTVPGGNIQQPMNMLPGLKTQISAPYGQGQPIVQLQQNPVPFNQTGSQFPPESHFGQVDVNDLLSKLISTGIIKPAQTDSTSTGMNTPPQSQPAVEEEEEEEQGDDQNVPDLTAFAIEDMKQRYDSVITKLYTGIQCYSCGMRFTASQTDVYADHLDWHYRQNRLEKDISKKVTHRRWYYSLMDWIEFEEIADLEERAKSQFFEKVHEEVEKKTQEAAKEKEFLSVKAAPDVVGETCEICQEQFEMYWEEEEEEWHLKNAIRVDEKTYHPSCYEDYKNTSSFVDCTPSPNKALMENPLNVFIKEENDPSSCSSIKQEPDMQSSCTDANAEEAFQVKVEEESQASAIIF; from the exons ATGTCTGACGACGCGGCGAGGGAAGATGCCTGTAGAGAGTATCAGTCCTCCCTGGAAGATTTGACTTTCAACAGCAAGCCCCACATCAACATGCTGACCATACTTGCCGAGGAGAATCTGCATTTCGCCAAGGATATCGTCGCTATAATTGAAGCACAAATTGCCAAG GCACCTGCCCCTGAGAAGCTTccagttttgtacttagtggaTTCCATCGTGAAGAACGTTCGAGACGAATATCTTGCTGTGTTCGCTAAAAACATagtaaactcatttatattggTTTTTGAAAAG GTGGATGAAAACACTAGAAAAAGTCTTTTCAAACTGCGTTCCACCTGGGATGAAATTTTCCCTTTGAAGAAACTTTATGCGTTAGATGTCCGAGTGAATGCAGTTGATCCTGCTTGGCCAATAAAACCTTTGCCACCTAATGTGAATGCCAGCATTCATGTGAATCCAAAATTTCTTAAGCCG TCTGAGGAAGTTACTGTACCAAGCGGAAATGCCCAACAACCTCCAAACCAGTCGGTAGCGAATGAGAAGAGTTTGACACAAGAACAAGCAATACGGCAGCAATTGCTTGCAAAGCAAAAGCAATTGCTTGAACTCCAGCAGAAGAAGATAGAGTTGGAGCTTGAACAAACAAAAGCCCAGTTG GCTGCTAATCAGTTGGTAGCTGCGACAAATCCACCTGTTAATCCTGCGAACCAACATGGTATTGGAGCGAGAAACACTCCACTTCCTCCCGTGCAGTTTGGTAAACCCTGGCATGTCATGCAGCCAGAGAGCAAGATGTCTACAAGAGACCCTCGCCTGAATCGAGTGGGACCAACAACACAGCTTGTTAAGGAGCAAGTTCTAAGTAAAAAAGATGGACACTGCATGGCGTCAAGTGTACATCCACCAGAGAAGAAAACAAGTGTGCCAGCTGAGAAAATTAAATTCGAAAAGTTGAAAATACCTAAAAAAGAATGTCCTGAAGAAAAGGCAAAGTCTAAATCCCCTTCTCCACTAAATAAATTTCAAGGAAAGCCTAAAAATTCTGAAATGGAAAATATAAAGACAGGAGAAGTAAACAAGAGAGACCCAAGATTAAGGAAACACCTTCATGATAAGCCTGATGTAAAAGATGATGAATGCAAGGATAAGAAACGCTTCTCAGACAAAAAAGAACGCGACGACTCCACTCCAGGCGCAAGATCAATAGGTGGCAGAAATAAACTACTCAATGGTTCTGCAAACAAGTATGACAGAAATGAAACACTTGAAAAGTTGGATTCCAAAACAAACAAAGCGAGTATGAGGAGACGATCCCGTTCACGGTCTCGTTCTCCATTGTCACATTCCCCTAAGAGAAAGGACAGGCGGTCACcgaagaggaggatgaggagcgtGTCGTCATCTCCTCCAAAATCTGGCAAAGGCAGGCAGTTGGGCGGAAAACATTTGCATCCCGAGGAATTTTCACAGCATTCAAATATAAGGGAAGAGCGAGCTATTCCAAAAAAGAATGTCAGTGAACCAAGACGACAAAAGAGATTACTGGAGGAAAGGCCCATTGACTCTCATTCACCTCGGTTACCCAATGAACTGAAGGAAAATGCCAGTAAGAGATGGAAAAGTGGATGGGAAGAAAACAAACA TCTAAAGCAGCCTGATGAAAACCTGGTACAGGGCAAGTCAGGGCAGGGGCCACAAAGACACAAACAATCGTGGTCCAGCAACCAAAGAATGCCTGTTTCTCGCATACCTAAACAGCATCGTTTGAGTGTTGATGCCAACCTGCAAATACCTGATGTGCTGAACTCTGCGAGTAAACGAGATCTTTTAAAAAAG GCTAGTAAAAGGCTGGCCGAGGGGGAGATATCCCATGATGACTTCCTCAATGTGGCccaccaaatcaaacagctTTTTCAGTACCAAGAGGAAAAGCAAAGATCGGACTCATGGGATGGGTCAAGTGAGGACGCACAGTTTGGGACCAGGAAAAAACCTTTATTAGCTACGCCATCTTCACAGCAGGGGAGTCTTTCGGATGCTGAAAAATCTTACTATGAACATAAAGCTAAGCTGAGAAGAACACAAGTCCAACACCAAG GAGGTAGAGACCATCACTCACCTTTCAGTGAGCGAGTGCAACATGGGCGACCTATGTATGAGGATGATGAGCAAATGAAAGGTGACCCTGAGTTTCAGAAGCGATATGGAGCAATGCCTGAAGGTATAAAGGTGGAAGATTCTGTGAAGCCCGTATGTTTGAAACATGAGGATTTCACAAAAGAGAGACCCTCTTCTGACCCAGGCTCTTCATTCAAGAATTCTCCGAGCCCTGTTAACTTTGATGGACTTTCTGGAAAATCTCCTGTATCAGGATTTGATTGCTCAGCTAACATAGATATAGAGGGTCACCAAATGCCCGTAAGAGAATCTAGCCCCAATAAAAGATTTGGCATTCCCTCTAGCTGTGAGCATTCTGTTGCAGGATGTGATAGTGAAGTTCAGCTGAGTATGGAAGTTTCCTCTGGTCATCACGATGCTTCTGGACAAGGAAGGAGTGGACAGCCAGGCCCGTTACTTTGCGAATCTCCAGGACAGACGCCACCTCATGTTCTGGAAGGCCCTCATACACAGAGTGGTCTGTCAAGATATGATGGTCCAAAAATAGCACAGAGGTTTGATGGCCAGCAGCCCTTGATATTTGAGGGAAATACAAATCAGCCTATACTAGATGGACCAACAAGACCTCATCTACAAGGGAGATTTGATAATTCTGGACCAGGAAGATTTGATGGCTCTTCAAGATTTGATGCTCCACAAGGTTCTGGAAGATTTGATGGTGCACCGATCCATAAAGGTCCTGAGAGATTTGATGGCTCCAATCGATATGATGCCCCCACAGTATTGGCAGGTCCACAGAGGTTTGGTGAACCCCAAGGATTAGGAAGATTTAACGGGCCGCATCCTCAGCAAGTTGCAGGTAGATTTGAAGGCCCGGTTGGACAGCAAGCTCCAACCAGGTTTGATGGCCAAAGTTCTGTCATGTTTGATGGCCCACAGATGCAACCTAATAGGTTTGATGGGCCTATGAGGTTTGAAGGTCCTCACATGCAGCAGGGCCCTGGGAGGTATGAAGGACGTTTTGTTGGCCCACAGGCCCAACAAGGACCATCTAGATATGAAGGGCCTTCCAGCCAGCAGGGGCGAATGAGGTTTGATGGTCCTGTCAATCAACCAGGTGGTATACGGTTTGAACATGGTCAAGGACAGATTGGACCTATGAGATATGATGGACAACAGCAAGGCATGGCAAGATTTGACTGTGCGCCCAGTCAACAAGGCGCTCCCAGGTATTGTGGTCCACTGAATCTGCAAAGCCAGATGAGACCACACTGCCCATCCATGTTTGATAATGCCCAGGGTCAAAACCAGCTGTCGAATCCTGGGCCACAGTCCAACTTCAACATGCCCAGCAACAGATTTGCAGAGCCTCTGAATGTTTTTGGAGCTGCACCGCAGTCTTTTCAAGGACAGCAGAATTTGTCACAAGGACATAATTTTAATGTTCAACCAGCAGCTGGAACGTCGGGTTTCTCCAACTCGTTTGTCAGACCTGTTTCATCTTACTTTAATCCTGGTGCTCCAGCTGGAAACATGGGCACCACCGTTCCTGGTGGAAACATTCAGCAGCCA ATGAATATGCTGCCTGGCCTGAAAACCCAGATATCTGCCCCATACGGTCAAGGACAGCCCATTGTACAGCTGCAACAAAATCCTGTGCCTTTCAATCAAACAG GTTCACAGTTTCCACCTGAAAGTCACTTTGGTCAGGTAGATGTCAATGATCTTCTTTCGAAGCTCATTTCCACTGGGATAATAAAGCCTGCTCAAACGGATTCTACTTCAACTG ggATGAATACtccacctcaaagccagccggctgtggaagaggaggaggaggaggagcagggtGACGATCAGAATGTTCCGGACCTTACCGCGTTTGCCATAGAAGACATGAAACA GAGATATGACAGTGTCATTACCAAACTGTACACTGGGATACAGTGTTACTCCTGTGGCATGCGATTCACTGCCTCTCAGACTGATGTCTATGCGGATCATTTGGACTGGCACTACAGACAAAACCGATTAGAGAAAGACATCAGTAAGAAGGTCACACACAGGAGGTGGTACTATAGCTTAATG GACTGGATTGAATTTGAGGAAATAGCTGATCTTGAGGAAAGAGCAAAGAGCCAATTCTTTGAGAAGGTTCATGAGGAGGTAGAAAAGAAAACTCAAGAAGCTGCGAAAGAAAAAGAGTTCTTGAGTGTCAAAGCTGCTCCAGATGTTGTTGGTGAG ACCTGTGAAATCTGCCAGGAGCAGTTTGAAATGTActgggaggaggaagaggaggaatggCATTTGAAAAATGCGATTCGTGTGGATGAAAAG ACTTATCATCCATCATGTTATGAAGACTACAAAAAT ACATCTTCGTTTGTTGATTGCACTCCATCTCCCAACAAAGCCCTTATGGAGAACCCTTTAAATGTGTTTATCAAAGAAGAAAATGACCCGTCTTCATGTTCCAGTATTAAGCAAGAACCAGACATGCAGAGCAGCTGCACTGATGCAAATGCTGAAGAGGCATTTCAGGTTAAGGTAGAAGAAGAGTCACAAGCCAGtgcaattattttttaa
- the rab30 gene encoding ras-related protein Rab-30, with translation MSMEDYDHLFKIVLIGNAGVGKTCLVRRFTQGLFPPGQGATIGVDFMIKTVEIRGQKVKLQIWDTAGQERFRSITQSYYRSANALILTYDITCEDSFRCLPEWLREIEQYANNKVITVLVGNKIDLADKREVSRQRAEEFAEAQNMHYLETSAKEADNVEKLFLDLACELIQEAKQNVLVNNDVSVMPGEGRSISYLNCCSFR, from the exons ATGAGCATGGAAGATTATGACCacctttttaaaatagttttaatCGGAAATGCCGGAGTTGGGAAAACCTGTTTAGTGCGTCGATTCACTCAG GGCCTCTTTCCACCCGGTCAAGGAGCCACCATTGGCGTTGACTTCATGATTAAGACAGTGGAGATTAGAGGGCAGAAAGTAAAG TTGCAAATCTGGGACACGGCAGGACAGGAGAGGTTCAGGTCCATCACCCAGAGCTACTACCGCAGTGCCAATGCGCTTATCCTTACGTATGACATCACCTGTGAGGACTCCTTCCGGTGCCTTCCGGAGTGGCTGAGGGAGATCGAGCAGTACGCCAACAACAAAGTCATCACAGTCTTAGTTG ggaataaaatTGACTTGGCTGACAAACGGGAAGTTTCCCGACAGAGAGCAGAAGAGTTTGCAGAGGCGCAAAACATGCATTACCTGGAGACGTCGGCGAAAGAGGCAGACAATGTGGAGAAGCTGTTCCTGGACTTGGCCTGTGAACTGATACAAGAGGCCAAACAGAATGTCCTGGTGAACAACGATGTGTCCGTCATGCCTGGGGAGGGCAGAAGCATAAGCTACTTGAACTGCTGTAGCTTTCGTTAG